One genomic window of Punica granatum isolate Tunisia-2019 chromosome 1, ASM765513v2, whole genome shotgun sequence includes the following:
- the LOC116205873 gene encoding uncharacterized protein LOC116205873, producing MVDSDEKPAIDFIYNEMEKAKQKIKTNFKDDRKSYDPVWKVIDERWEVHLHRPLHAAAYYLNPQLHFSSEFRADREVMRGLYKVMDRMLDDEERDKVDLQLDEFKYERGLFGFLSAKSIEEDTGRLVHTKRRIRLHQKKMNDLVFVMYNLKLKDKKIRKQVDLQVEDISSDDECIVEEETHNTATLSHNFNLRSLGRGDDGDEESGSIQIGDEDAMRTQEHATVDDLELPEEDEFDALYDDDDVGDDEDLDEI from the exons ATGGTGGATTCGGATGAAAAGCCCGCGATTGACTTTATTTATAATGAGATGGAGAAAGCTAAGCAAAAGATTAAAACAAACTTCAAGGATGATCGGAAgag CTATGATCCTGTTTGGAAAGTTATTGATGAGAGATGGGAGGTTCATCTTCATAGGCCTTTACATGCTGCTGCTTATTACCTGAATCCACAGTTGCATTTCTCTTCTGAATTTAGAGCTGATAGAGAAGTTATGCGTGGATTATATAAAGTTATGGATCGGATGCTAGATGATGAAGAGAGGGATAAGGTTGATTTGCAGCTAGATGAATTCAAATATGAACGAGGGCTATTTGGATTCTTATCTGCAAAGTCTATTGAGGAAGACACCGGCAGATTA GTACACACAAAGAGAAGAATCCGGTTGCATCAAAAGAAGATGAATGATTTAGTATTTGTGATGTACAATTTGAAGTTGAAAGATAAGAAGATCAGGAAGCAAGTTGATCTTCAAGTGGAGGACATTTCTTCCGATGATGAATGCATTGTCGAAGAGGAGACACATAATACTGCAACTTTAAGCCATAATTTTAACTTGCGTTCTCTTGGTCGTGGagatgatggtgatgaagaAAGTGGAAGCATTCAAATTGGCGATGAAGATGCAATGCGCACACAAGAGCATGCCACGGTTGATGACTTGGAGCTTCCTGAAGAAGATGAGTTTGATGCTCtgtatgatgatgatgatgttggtGATGATGAAGATTTGGATGAGATATGA